CGACCTGACCGCGCTTCGCGTCGGTGTCGCCGCGTTGGTCCTGGCGCCTGTCATCTGCCGGCGCGGCTTTGCCCTGGACCGGCTGGGTGCCAGGGGGCTCCTGGCCATGGTGGCCGGGTTCGGGGCGCCGTATATCCTGCTCATCTCGCTCGGCCTGGGAACCGCGCCGGCATCGGCGGCCGGCTCCCTCAATCCCGGGGTGATGGCGGTCGTCTCCGTGCTGTTGGGCTGGAGGCTCTTCGGCGACAGGATCGGGCCTGCACGGATCGCCGGGGTCGTGGCGATCCTGGTCGGGGCGTCGTTCTTCGCGGGTCTGCTGGGTGCACAGACGGCGTCGGTCGGACATCTGATCCTGATCTTCACCGGAATGATGTGGGCGGGGTACACGCTGGTCGTCCGCCGAGCCGGCATCCCGGCCCTGCACGCGACCGCCATCGTCGCCGTGGGCTCCGCCATCCTCTACCTGCCGGTCTACGTCGCGGCCCTGCCCACGCAACTGCCCGTCGCCCCGGTGCCCGACATCGTGATGCAGGCGGTATTCCAGGGCGTGCTCGTCAGCGTCGTCGCGGTTTTCGCCTTCAACCGCTCCAGCGAGCTGCTCGGGCCAGTCGTGGGCGCGACTCTCCCGGCCCTGATTCCGCTGGTGACCCTGGGCCTCGGTGTGGTCGCCCTGGATGAGGCGGCGGGCGCTCGAGACCTCGCCTCGGCGACGCTGATCGGCGTGGGCGTCGCACTGACCCTCGCGGGGCACGCGCCCGGCCGTTGGCCCGGGGCGGCCCTCTTCAAGAGAGTCTTCCGCGACGCCTGATGCGGAGGCGAGGTGCGCCCCGAGCTTCTCCTCGTAGATCGCGCTGATCCAGTCGACGACCCCCCGCACGCGCGGCGACAGGCGGCTGCATGCGGAGATGTCGTCATGAGCCGCTCCTCTACGTGGTTGGCTGTGCCCCGGCGTTGCCTGGGCGGGAAGGATTGGTCTGGTCGTGCCTGCGGACTCAGGTTGGTTGCGGGGCGCTCACCACTGCATCTCGCCCGTGTTGACCTTGGCGCCGATCTCCAGCGCGATGCCCAGGCCCGCTTGCGGGTAGGCATCCTGCACTGCTAACTCGCCTTCATCGCCGCGTCTTGGCCGGCACGTCGTCGGAGGGGGCGGCGAGCTCTGCCTCCATCCGGTCGATGATGTCGCGGCTCAGCCGTTGCAGCAGAGGCCCGGCGGCCTGGTGCACCGTCTTCTCGGCCA
The Halomonas sp. M4R1S46 DNA segment above includes these coding regions:
- a CDS encoding DMT family transporter, coding for MSPLPKERVLGLVWAATAVAIWSGSLVMLRLGVTTSLNAYDLTALRVGVAALVLAPVICRRGFALDRLGARGLLAMVAGFGAPYILLISLGLGTAPASAAGSLNPGVMAVVSVLLGWRLFGDRIGPARIAGVVAILVGASFFAGLLGAQTASVGHLILIFTGMMWAGYTLVVRRAGIPALHATAIVAVGSAILYLPVYVAALPTQLPVAPVPDIVMQAVFQGVLVSVVAVFAFNRSSELLGPVVGATLPALIPLVTLGLGVVALDEAAGARDLASATLIGVGVALTLAGHAPGRWPGAALFKRVFRDA